A portion of the Lolium rigidum isolate FL_2022 chromosome 1, APGP_CSIRO_Lrig_0.1, whole genome shotgun sequence genome contains these proteins:
- the LOC124690521 gene encoding protein LOL4-like encodes MPRCNTETTATMSELICNGCRSLVTYNRSATNIRCSRCSCLNSTRAASQMAHLTCGRCRTTLMYPPGASTVECGSCRHVNHARGQGSSAPPDAWPQTVLVENPRTMNDKGKLVSNVAVGVTSWKR; translated from the exons ATGCCTAGGTGCAACACCGAGACAACGGCGACGATGTCGGAGCTCATCTGCAACGGGTGCCGGAGCCTCGTCACCTACAACCGTAGCGCTACCAACATACGCTGCTCCCGTTGCAGCTGTCTCAACTCCACAAGAGCAG CGAGCCAGATGGCCCACCTGACGTGTGGCCGGTGCCGGACCACGCTCATGTACCCGCCGGGTGCCTCTACTGTGGAGTGCGGCTCGTGCCGGCACGTCAACCATGCCAGAGGCCAGGGCTCCTCTGCTCCTCCG GATGCCTGGCCTCAGACAGTTCTGGTGGAGAATCCCAGGACAATGAATGACAAGGGCAAGCTG GTGAGCAATGTGGCTGTTGGTGTCACCTCATGGAAAAGATGA